AATCTGCGCAAGAAGATTCCGGCCGATACCATCAAAACGGTACACGGCCTCGGCTACACGGTGGAATCGCGCATCGGATGATGTCTCTCCGCCGCCAGCTGCTCTCCACCCTGGGCACGATCATCGTGGTGATCTGGCTGGTGGTTACCGTTGCCACGGTACTCGCCACCCGACAGGAAGTAGGGCGGTTGCTGGATGCCCGGCTGGCAGCGGTGGCTCACGCGCTGTCCACCGCCACAGATGAGGCGGAAGCCGCAGCCGGCAGCGAACTCAAAGGTGCCGCCAATCCCGGCCTGGTGTCCCTGGTCTACCAGGTGTGGTCGCCGTCGGGCCGCCTGCTGAGCGCCAGCCCCGACGCGCCCGTCACACCCCTCTCCGGTCCCACGCCGGGCTACGGGGAAGCGCATGTGGAAGGCCACGGCTGGCGCCTCCTGACCGCGTCTCTACAGGAGGGGGACGTCATCCATGTCGCGGTCCGCTCCGCCGATCGTGATGAGCTGATGCTGGCGGCCCTCGGAAGGGCCCTGATGCCGGTATTCCTGGCGCTCCTGTTTATTCTCGCGGGGCTATGGTTCGGTATTCGCACCTGCCTGCACCCTCTCGCTCGTCTGTCGGCGGAGATTGCCACGCGGGACGCGAACAATCTGGAGCCCCTGCAGGTGCGACGTGTGCCGCAGGAGATCCGTCCCCTGGTGGCTGAAGTGAACTCTATGCTGGGCCGACTGGAAGAGGCCTTCGGCCGTTTCGACCGCTTCGCCGCCGATGCCGCCCACGAGCTGCGGGCCCCGGTGACTGCGATCCGGAATCAGGCCGAGGCCGGTCTGGCGGTGGCGACGGAGGATGAGCGACGGCACGCCCTGAAGCAGATCCTCAAGGTATCGAAGAACTGCAGCGAACTGGTGGAACAGGTCCTGTTGCTGGCGCGCCTCGAGGGCGATTGGAACGTGATGATGGACAGCGAACTCGAACTCGAGGCCCTGTCCCGGGATGTCATGAGCGATGTGGCGCCGAAGGCGCTGGTGAAGGGACTCGATCTATCCTTCCGGGGACATGGGCCGGTGTATGTTCGTGGCAATGAGGAACTCATGCGGGTGCTGATCCGCAACCTCCTCGACAACGCCATTCGCTGCACCCCGGCTGGCGGCAGTGTAAAGCTGGATATCAGCGGCGATGCCAACGGTATCCATATGTTCGTGGAGGATACCGGTCCGGGGATACCCGCCAAGAAGCGCAGCCAGGTATTGCAGCGTTTCTGCCGGCTGCCCGCGGCCGTGGGCGAGGGTTACGGTATCGGGCTGTCCATCGTCGAGCGCATCGCCGAGGTCCATAAGGGACGCGTGCTGCTGGAAGACGGTAGCAGTGGCAGGGGGCTCAAGGTCGGCGTGTGCTTCCGCGCCTGATGTCCCTCCGGGAACAGGCGGTGGGGGGATATCTGTAGGTCGGGATTCATCCCGACACCCAACATTGGCGGGATTCATCCCGACATCCAACATTGGGGGTTCCGCCCCGGCGCGGGTGCATGGCATGGCACCGGATGTCGGGATGAATCCCGACCTACATCCGTGCCGTTGGAACGGGCGAGGGGGGGATCTGTAGGTCGGGCTTCAGCCCGACAGCCCGCCGATGGGGGTTCCGCCCCGGTGCGGGTGCATGGCCCGCTTCAGGCCGATGATCCGGCTTGCGGGGGGCTAGAAATCGGAGAGGTCGTCGTCGTCCAATGGGATGGCCCTTTCCGCGGCGCTCTTTTTCCCTGGCCCATGTCGCCCCGGGGACAGTGAGCGTGCGGTCACGGCGTGACGGTGGTTCGGGGCGGGATGCGGTGGCCGCGGAGGGGCGGCCGCGGAGGGGCCTTCATCTGCGGTCGAGCCGTTGCCGTCGATCAGGATCTCGAGGGCGTGCACGGCACGCGACATCTCGGCGGCCTGGGCCGAGAGTTCTTCGGCGGCGCTGGCGGATTCCTCGGAGTCGGCGGCATTCTGCTGCACCACCTTGTCCATCTCGGTGGTGGCCGTGTTCACTTGGTCGATACCCCCCGCCTGCTCCTTGGAGGCGGCGGCGATCTCACCCACGAGGGTGCTTACCGCGATGGAGGAGTCGCGAATCGTCTCCAGCTGTTTCGCCACTTCCCCGGCCATGGTGACGCCGTCGCCGGCGATCTTCTGCGACTGTTCGATGAGCTGGCCGGTGTTGCGGGCAGCCTCGGCGGAGCGCTGGGCCAGATTCCTCACTTCCTCGGCCACCACGGCGAAACCCTTGCCGGATTCGCCGGCGCGGGCGGCCTCGACGGCGGCGTTGAGTGCCAGGAGGTTGGTTTGAAAAGCGATGTCGTCGATGGTCTTGATGATGTTGGAGGTCTGCTTGGCCGAGCTGGCGATCTCCTTGATGACGGCGTTCATGTGCTCCATGGAGGTGACGCCGGAGTTGACGGCATTGACGGTGTCCTTGATGGAGCGGTCGGCCTGATCGGCGTGGTCGGCGTTCTGGCGGGTCTGGGCGGCCATCTCCTCGAGGGCCGATGAGGTCTCTTCCAGGGATGCGGCCTGCTCGCTCGCTCCCTCGGCCAGCTGCTGGCTGGCGTCCGCCACCTGATGGGCCGCCTGGGCGACCTGGCCGGCTCCCGAGGACAGACCCGTGATGATGTGGGTGATGGGCCGGGTAAAGGATTTCGTGATCAGCCAGGCGACGAGGACCACGGCAGCGATGCCGATGAGGGCCACCACCGAGCCGGAGAGCCCCAGGGCCGACAGGACGGCGGTGCGCTCCCGTTGGGGCACGGCTATGAGCAGCGAGAATTCCCGTACCGGGGTGCCATCGAGGGAGACGCCCAGCCGTTCGAGCCTGTGGGGGGCGCCGTCGATGCGGGTGTGGCCCGCCTCATCTCGGGAGGACCCCAGGAAGGCCGCGGCGAGATCGTGGTCGAAGGTGGCGCCGTAGACCAGCAGTCGTTGTCCGGCATAGTGCCGGCTGTCGACCTGGTACTTCGACTTGACGGTGGCGTCGATGGGCTTGTCGCGGTTTTCCATCACCACGGCCGCCTCGGCGTCGAGCAGGCCCTTTAATTCTTCGAGATTGCGGGATTTGGGGTAGTAGCCGACCTTGAACAGGCCCGCGAAGCGGCCGCCGGCCTCGACCGGGGTGATGGCATCGAAGCTCAGCAGGCCGGTGGAGGAGGACACATTGACCCCGGCCTCGGCCGTCCTGGACTTGAGGGCATTGCCGAACAGGCGCGTCTTGGACTTGTCGTCGCCGGACTTCGCGGGATTGTGCCCGCGCACCAGGACGATACCGTGGGCATCCGTCACCTCGATGGTGTTGATGTCCTGGTCCAACTGATGAAGCCGCTGGAAGAGGGGCGGCAGGATGGCCTGCAGGGCCGTGCTGTCACCCGCCGCTACCGCGGCGGCGATGGCCTCGTCACCGGCGAGAATGTGGGAATAGGTGGCCAGTTTCTCCACTTTCCCGGCGAAGTAATGGTCGGCCACGCCCTGGAGGACGGAGACCCGTTGTTCGTGAATGGTGTCGAGGGAGCCGGAGGTCCTGACGAAGATGATGCCGAGGGTGGACAGGATGACCAGGACCATGAGGGCTCCGACCATCAGCTGCAGCTTCGTCGCCAGTTTGAGTCTGGACGCCATGGTGTTCCCTCATATGTGGTCTTGTGATGATTCCCCGTTTCCTAAGTCGTCATGGCATGAGAAAACTTTATGACGAGTTACATTCGTCATGCCGGGCTTGACCCGGCATCCAGTTAACAGGGTTGAATCGTGCGCGGGGCCGGGGATCACTTCACCGTTTCTGCCCGCGAGTCTCCCCTGCCAATTGGATGGTGGGTCCGCTGCGCTTGACCCACCCTACGGTGCTGCCAATTGGATGGTGGGTCCGCTGCGCTTGACCCACCCTACGGTGCTGCCAATTGGATGGTGGGTCCGCTGCGCTTGACCCACCCTACGGTGCTTCGGGTTGACCCTTCCAATCACTCCCGGGCCAGACTCTGCCATTTCCCATTTCCCATTTCCCATTTCCCATTTCCCATTTCCCATTTCCCATTTCCCATTTCCCATTTCCCATTTCCCATTTCCCATCCTCATCCCCCCTCCGCCACCTTACGCGCCGCCTGGCGCTCCAACCCCTGCCGGAACAGCCCCATCACCTTGCGCACGTAGTGCCGGGTCTCGGGATAGGGTGGGACCTGGTTGTCGAAGCGGGCCACGGCGGTTTCGCCGGCGTTGTAGGCGGCGAGGGCGAGTTCGAGATTCAGGTAGCGGTCCATGAGTCGGCGCAGGTAGCGGGTC
Above is a window of Gammaproteobacteria bacterium DNA encoding:
- a CDS encoding ATP-binding protein, translated to MMSLRRQLLSTLGTIIVVIWLVVTVATVLATRQEVGRLLDARLAAVAHALSTATDEAEAAAGSELKGAANPGLVSLVYQVWSPSGRLLSASPDAPVTPLSGPTPGYGEAHVEGHGWRLLTASLQEGDVIHVAVRSADRDELMLAALGRALMPVFLALLFILAGLWFGIRTCLHPLARLSAEIATRDANNLEPLQVRRVPQEIRPLVAEVNSMLGRLEEAFGRFDRFAADAAHELRAPVTAIRNQAEAGLAVATEDERRHALKQILKVSKNCSELVEQVLLLARLEGDWNVMMDSELELEALSRDVMSDVAPKALVKGLDLSFRGHGPVYVRGNEELMRVLIRNLLDNAIRCTPAGGSVKLDISGDANGIHMFVEDTGPGIPAKKRSQVLQRFCRLPAAVGEGYGIGLSIVERIAEVHKGRVLLEDGSSGRGLKVGVCFRA
- a CDS encoding methyl-accepting chemotaxis protein, producing the protein MASRLKLATKLQLMVGALMVLVILSTLGIIFVRTSGSLDTIHEQRVSVLQGVADHYFAGKVEKLATYSHILAGDEAIAAAVAAGDSTALQAILPPLFQRLHQLDQDINTIEVTDAHGIVLVRGHNPAKSGDDKSKTRLFGNALKSRTAEAGVNVSSSTGLLSFDAITPVEAGGRFAGLFKVGYYPKSRNLEELKGLLDAEAAVVMENRDKPIDATVKSKYQVDSRHYAGQRLLVYGATFDHDLAAAFLGSSRDEAGHTRIDGAPHRLERLGVSLDGTPVREFSLLIAVPQRERTAVLSALGLSGSVVALIGIAAVVLVAWLITKSFTRPITHIITGLSSGAGQVAQAAHQVADASQQLAEGASEQAASLEETSSALEEMAAQTRQNADHADQADRSIKDTVNAVNSGVTSMEHMNAVIKEIASSAKQTSNIIKTIDDIAFQTNLLALNAAVEAARAGESGKGFAVVAEEVRNLAQRSAEAARNTGQLIEQSQKIAGDGVTMAGEVAKQLETIRDSSIAVSTLVGEIAAASKEQAGGIDQVNTATTEMDKVVQQNAADSEESASAAEELSAQAAEMSRAVHALEILIDGNGSTADEGPSAAAPPRPPHPAPNHRHAVTARSLSPGRHGPGKKSAAERAIPLDDDDLSDF